A stretch of the Amycolatopsis sp. BJA-103 genome encodes the following:
- a CDS encoding acyl-CoA thioesterase, with protein sequence MTIDGQPSAFPDHRQVVQRFGDLAPDGTTSTVALARLFEYPRVLLRFSRFEKLVADGGFGPFHILFVGQRVERRAAFGATGATVRIGTGIRTIGRTSYTYGQGMFADGQLVATADATIVLADRSGPLALPDALLADLEELRLPESGAAAAAKPDPRRRERDHYPATSAVRARVGDVDLNRHVNYIAQLGFYDEAIASHAQGLLGDSAVKKLPRYLPWRYEANYLGEVLYPGNYDIGIAVSGHDEHTVHYELGLFDGGRCLGTADAAAPRGALSPAGRPPG encoded by the coding sequence TTGACCATCGACGGACAGCCGTCCGCCTTTCCCGACCACCGGCAAGTGGTGCAACGGTTCGGCGACCTCGCACCGGACGGCACGACGAGCACGGTGGCACTGGCGCGCCTGTTCGAGTATCCCCGGGTCCTTCTTCGCTTCTCCCGCTTCGAAAAGCTCGTGGCAGACGGCGGGTTCGGGCCCTTCCACATCCTGTTCGTCGGCCAGCGGGTCGAACGGCGAGCGGCGTTCGGCGCGACCGGCGCGACCGTCCGGATCGGCACCGGGATCCGGACGATCGGCCGGACCTCCTACACCTACGGTCAGGGCATGTTCGCCGACGGACAGCTCGTCGCCACGGCCGACGCCACCATCGTGCTCGCCGACAGGTCCGGGCCGCTTGCCTTACCGGACGCTCTGCTCGCCGATCTCGAGGAGCTGAGGCTGCCGGAATCAGGTGCGGCGGCCGCGGCGAAACCCGATCCACGCCGCCGCGAACGGGACCACTACCCCGCCACGTCCGCTGTCCGCGCCCGCGTCGGGGACGTCGATCTCAACCGGCACGTCAACTACATCGCCCAGCTCGGGTTTTACGACGAGGCGATCGCGTCCCACGCACAGGGTCTCCTGGGAGACAGCGCCGTCAAGAAGCTCCCTCGGTATCTCCCCTGGCGATACGAGGCGAACTACCTCGGCGAGGTCCTTTACCCCGGCAACTACGACATCGGGATCGCCGTCAGCGGACACGACGAGCACACCGTGCACTACGAACTGGGGCTGTTCGACGGGGGCCGATGCCTGGGGACGGCGGACGCCGCCGCACCGCGCGGGGCGCTTTCCCCGGCAGGACGACCGCCGGGGTAG
- a CDS encoding aminoglycoside phosphotransferase family protein, whose protein sequence is MTLETTPAIDAALARRLVDTQFPQWAELPLFPFTPAGSDHVIYRLGEELSVRIPRHAGAITQARKEAEWLPRLAPHLPLAVPVPVEVGEPDFGYPWQWAVSRWLDGEVATVDALSGSHEAAVALAEFLTALHRFDAETTEDLTGQPLSTRDTATRSAITKAGDAFDTAAMGELWEAALAAPDRDRPPVWFHGDFHTGNLLTTQGRLSAVIDFGELGMGDPARDLIIAFTLMSAETRATFRTTLDVDDATWTRGRGWALATGLNAYICYAAVNPRVAAQTTRQIAQALAG, encoded by the coding sequence TTGACCCTCGAGACGACCCCGGCGATCGACGCCGCGCTGGCGAGGCGTCTGGTCGATACGCAGTTCCCTCAGTGGGCCGAGTTGCCGCTGTTTCCGTTCACCCCGGCCGGATCGGACCACGTGATCTACCGGCTGGGCGAGGAACTGTCCGTCCGGATCCCTCGCCATGCAGGTGCGATCACGCAGGCGAGGAAGGAAGCCGAGTGGTTGCCGCGGCTCGCCCCGCACCTGCCCTTGGCGGTCCCCGTACCGGTGGAGGTGGGAGAGCCGGACTTCGGCTATCCGTGGCAGTGGGCGGTATCGCGCTGGTTGGACGGCGAGGTGGCGACCGTCGATGCTCTCTCCGGTTCGCACGAGGCCGCCGTCGCACTGGCCGAGTTCCTGACCGCACTCCACCGGTTCGACGCCGAAACGACCGAGGACCTCACCGGTCAGCCACTGTCCACACGGGACACGGCGACCCGATCCGCCATCACGAAAGCCGGTGACGCCTTCGACACCGCGGCGATGGGCGAGTTGTGGGAAGCGGCGCTCGCCGCCCCTGACCGGGACCGTCCACCGGTATGGTTCCACGGCGACTTCCACACCGGCAACCTGCTGACGACCCAGGGCCGCCTCAGCGCTGTCATCGACTTCGGCGAACTCGGAATGGGCGATCCGGCCCGCGACCTGATCATCGCCTTCACCCTCATGTCGGCCGAAACGCGAGCCACCTTCCGCACCACGCTCGACGTGGACGACGCCACCTGGACCCGCGGTCGCGGATGGGCCCTGGCCACCGGGTTGAACGCCTACATTTGTTACGCCGCAGTCAATCCGCGCGTCGCCGCACAGACGACCCGCCAGATCGCCCAAGCCCTCGCCGGCTGA
- a CDS encoding pentapeptide repeat-containing protein, protein MPLTSKHRSPHRIAGIRRPRSRRRPARGFSRLLGWDGWLKLGSLLTAVAAVAALWFTAQSLRTTQNQVALSEQGQLTDRFGKAVEQIGSDKLDVRLGGIYALERLARDSRRDHPTIMEVLTGFIRGHAPSTSCPEPTPDYQPPTDIQAAITVIGRRTVDHDIDVLNLARTCLAKADLEESALASAHLSGANLAEAALVRANLSGANLRGVRLDGATLHMAALVQARLPRASLDTTDLSHADLTDASLDQADLTNADFTNAKLVRTDFRGAILTEVRGLK, encoded by the coding sequence GTGCCGCTCACTTCGAAGCATCGATCTCCACACAGGATCGCCGGAATTCGACGACCGCGATCCCGGCGACGCCCGGCACGTGGCTTCTCCAGGCTGCTGGGCTGGGATGGCTGGCTCAAACTGGGTTCACTGCTCACGGCTGTCGCCGCCGTCGCGGCCCTGTGGTTCACCGCTCAATCCCTGCGGACCACTCAGAATCAGGTCGCGCTTTCCGAACAAGGTCAGCTCACCGACCGATTCGGCAAAGCCGTCGAGCAAATCGGGTCGGACAAACTCGACGTGAGGCTGGGCGGGATTTACGCCCTCGAACGGCTTGCCCGCGATTCACGCCGCGATCACCCCACCATCATGGAAGTCCTCACCGGCTTCATCCGCGGTCACGCCCCCAGTACCTCTTGTCCCGAACCGACTCCTGACTATCAACCGCCGACCGATATCCAAGCCGCCATCACCGTCATCGGCCGTCGCACCGTCGACCACGACATCGATGTCCTGAACCTGGCGCGCACCTGCCTGGCCAAGGCCGACCTCGAGGAGAGCGCGCTCGCGTCCGCCCACCTCTCGGGCGCCAACCTCGCCGAAGCGGCGCTCGTGCGCGCGAACCTGAGCGGCGCGAACCTCCGCGGCGTCCGGCTCGACGGCGCGACACTCCACATGGCCGCCCTCGTCCAGGCACGACTTCCCCGCGCGAGCCTGGACACCACCGATCTCTCCCACGCCGACCTCACCGACGCCAGCCTCGACCAGGCCGACCTCACCAACGCCGATTTCACCAACGCGAAACTCGTGCGAACCGATTTCCGGGGAGCGATCCTGACCGAGGTACGCGGTCTGAAGTGA
- a CDS encoding GNAT family N-acetyltransferase yields the protein MTDLGSVAWPPAPIETERLVLRESEARDRAVFIDLFASPEVGTYIGGPQSREELERTRPEIPGRRPGLFVVELDGAMIGMITLDQRAAERPGHVRPDAGESELGYLFLPQAWGHGYAAEACAAALGWFADAVPGEPVVLCTQTANDRSVRVAEKLGFAEVERFEEYGAEQWFGVWYPVPSTGL from the coding sequence ATGACCGATCTCGGCTCTGTCGCCTGGCCACCGGCTCCGATCGAGACCGAGCGGCTCGTGCTCCGCGAGTCCGAGGCGCGGGATCGTGCGGTGTTCATCGACTTGTTCGCCTCGCCCGAAGTGGGCACTTACATCGGTGGTCCTCAATCGCGTGAGGAGCTCGAGCGCACGCGACCTGAGATTCCAGGACGGCGTCCCGGCTTGTTCGTGGTCGAACTCGACGGTGCGATGATCGGCATGATCACGCTCGATCAGCGTGCCGCGGAGCGCCCCGGGCACGTCCGCCCGGACGCGGGGGAGTCGGAGCTCGGCTACCTCTTCCTGCCGCAGGCGTGGGGACACGGATACGCCGCCGAGGCCTGCGCGGCGGCGCTCGGCTGGTTCGCCGACGCGGTTCCCGGTGAGCCGGTGGTGCTCTGCACCCAGACCGCCAACGACCGTTCGGTGCGTGTCGCGGAGAAACTGGGTTTCGCCGAAGTGGAGCGATTCGAGGAATATGGCGCCGAGCAGTGGTTCGGAGTCTGGTATCCAGTCCCGTCGACCGGCCTGTAG